The sequence below is a genomic window from Equus caballus isolate H_3958 breed thoroughbred chromosome 11, TB-T2T, whole genome shotgun sequence.
TACCCCTGAAGCCAAGGGGAGGCATTTGGACTCATGTGTCCCTGAAAACTTGTCCTCAGCACAGTCACTGTCATGTTCTGGAATTCTCAGAGCACAAACACTTCCCAGAAAGAGTATTTTAGCACGAAGCATTGCCTGGACTCCTGGCATCTTCCCAGTGAAATCAAGCCTCTCACTCTGCCTCTAGCATTCACGATGATGCacctcctgctcctcttcctggGAGTACAAGTTTCTTTCACCTCCCCCTCCAGGTTTTCTGCAGAAACCCTCCCTCCCCATGATAACCTGCTACATGTTGCAGTATGGATTCCTATCCTCAAGTGCCTGTCCTCAGAAACTGCCTTCACCTGGTTCCTTGTTTCCTTAATTGCCACATTGATTATATCAACATCTTATCTTTCTGGTGCTACTTTTCTTACATTCTTTGACTCTTTTATTTTATCACCATGTGGTTGTACACGTACCAGATTGTCACTCCAAAATGTTGCCCTGTTGATCAGTCACTTTATTTATATGTCCAAAtatctatatttacatttttaaaagattgcataTGTCTATTACGAGAAAGAGTTAGTGCAAACCACATCCACCATCTTGATTCTTAGTTCCCAATGAATACAGAACAAAGTTCTTGCATTGCTTCAGAATCCTCCAAAACACTAACCAAAACTTTTTTCCTGACTGACTCTTCCTGCTTTTATCCTGTGCTCCAAAAAAAGGTATATAACTCCTCTTTGCCTGAAGTTTTCCTCAAACGTATGGATAACttgtctttgagattttcttcatGATAAGGAACTTGAACTTCACCTGTTAGGGGATGCTAGACAGTGactgtttaaaatattataaatatactatTGGTTTCCATAAACAGACTTCTCTTTAAAGAAGACTGCCTGAGAAAGGAagaatataaataagaaattaagtcggggagccaaccctgatggcctagtggtcaaaGTTTGGCACTCCCACTTTGGCAGCATGcattcagttcccaggcatggaaccacaccacccatctattAGTTGCCAtcctgtggtggtggctcacatagaagaactagaaggacttacaatgaggatatacaaccgtgtactagggcttcagagaggaaaaaagcaagattggccacagatgttagctcagggtgaatctttccctgccaaaagcaaaaaaaaaaaaaaaattcattacagAAATGAGGTGGTGGCTAGAGTGACAAGACTGAGAAACATTCATTGAATGACTAAAGAGACTACAATATGTTTACTAGTCAGTCCatgctttcctcttttttttttggtgaggaagattggccttgagctgatgtctgttgccaatcttcctctttttgcttgaggaagattgttgctgagctaacatctgtgccaatcttactctgttttttgtatgtgggatgccaccacagcatggcttgatgagcgatgtgtaggtccatgcctcaGATCCAAACCATGGACCCCTGCCCGCGGaaatggagcacacaaacttaaccactacaccacccaaCCGACCCCCCAGTCAATGGGTTCTTGAGGTAGATATTGGAGGTAGAAAATACTGCAGCTGAAAGAACGGTGGAGCAATATAGctggagaaacaaaaaagaatgaggatgaCAGAATATTGGATGCATGGACACTTTTCTTCTGACTCTTTGGAGAAAAAAGACAGATGGAAGTATATGTATGGTACGATACGCAGGGGAGAATGTTGAGGAAATATTATGTCTTTCACCACAGAGATAAAAGCTATTCTAGAATGAATAACGTGCTCCCTTTCAGGATGGATACTTTTACTACATACGCATGTATTGTTTTATGTGCTAAAATTTACATATACATTTACACCATATATCGTACAGCAACTTGGGTTTTTCCATCACgttaagatttttgaaaatttttccatctgaattcattcattttaactgttGCAGAATTCATTAATAAGAAAATGTCACAAATAACTTATCCATTTCTATATATTGTCATGTATATATGACAATATACATACTTTGAATGTCTTCTGGAACACGTGTTAGAGTTTCTCTAGGGTCCaatcaagaagtggaattgctgagtcagtTAGAGGCACAAGAATTTGCAGTTTGCCTAGGTATTGGATAATTGTTCTCCAAATGATCAtactaatttttctattttttccctacaCTTGAAATTGTCAGACTTTACACTTACTCCAAGACAAGGGATGTTAAActgaattttgttttaacttgttgagcatcttttcttttggTTACTGGCCACACTAGCTTCTTCTTCTATGACTTGTCTATTCAAGCCTGCTGCCATTATTTCCTACcgggtttttggttttttctcaGTGTGTAAGACTCTTCTGTATTCTGAACACAAATCATTTATTGATTATGTGCACAGCGTGTACCTCTTCCAGTCCAtgacttgtttttctccttcctttatgGTGTCTGCCtcatggaaatgttttatttttcaagtagtcaaattttacattttctctgtGTGCATTTTGTGCTAGATTAAGAAATTACTTCCTACCCTAATATCATAAACATATTTTGTTCTAAAGTTTCCAAAGCTTTGCTTTTCACAATTAAGTCATTgggaattatttttatgtatgggTATCCAATTGTCCCAGTACTCTTTACCAAACAGTCAATCGTACTGTTCCCTGCCTGTTTCTAAAACAGCCCAGGTCATGTACCAATTTATGATAAATACTTGGTCTGTTTCTAGGCTCTCTAGTCTGTTACATAGATGTGTTTGTCAGTCCCTATGACAGTACTAAGCAATTGTATGAAGGACCAGAGTAAATCATTTTCGTACTTTATGGGACCATTCCTCTCTCCTTTGTCTTTTAATTCAAATAGTCTTAACTCTTCTTGGTTCTTTGTTCTTCTATTAAATTTTTGGATGTGTTTACTAAGTTACatgtttaaaagaatttaatttgGAATGAATTCCTAAATTAATTGgagaagaattgacatttttacaatattgagtctccATTAACTTTCCTTATCTCCATATTTTGTAGGTATTCCTTTCGTCATTCAGTAAAGTTTCATAATTTTTGAATAGTCTTGGACCTCATTTGTTAGAATTATTTCTAGATTCCTTAAATTTCTCTTGCAATAGGGAATAGGAAGTATtccttaaattatattttacaatttatttttacttaaatataaCAACagtattgatttttttaacaatggcttatatcagacaaacttGCTGAAACCTCTTACTTCTTCTAAAGAGTTTCTTGGAATTCCTTTGGAGACAATCATATTCTtgaattctatttattttgatttttccttttcaattattatatggaaaaaaattcttCTAGTGCTCTTTTCATAATAAGACAAGGCTTCAAGTGCTTTATGCAGAAGACTAAATATAAACTCCCTGCTTCCTGTGGATCTGTGGCCACATCTCCTGGGAGCCACCATAGCATCAGCTCTGGGCTACAACACTTGCTCTtgagttttctttatctttctcattcctACATAacaccatttctttcttttaggtttgtcacatgttttttctttttctttaacaatttatATAGACTTTCTATGTGTTTTAATAGTAATGGGACCTGTCAACATCTGCTGAGTCTGCCATGTTGCCAAGAGCCCCACCTCTAAAATATTATCTATCTCTACCATATGAGCTAACCATGGTCTGTGAGCCCTCCAGTTCTACTGAACCCCTCTCACTCTGAGACATTATGATTCTATGTATATATGATATGGGAAAGGGCatttaagagagaaaaccaaattcattTAGGTGCAGAGATGAAGCACATCATATTTAGGGAAAAGATAATTTTACCTGTTTCCCCCGTGTTAGCATATCATTCTCAACAGTACTGTAGGAGACACTGAAAATTAGTGGTTAAACTCATTATAGATTGAATCATTGAGTAGAGGTCTCTTTAGAAAAATTAGTGAATTGCTTAGGATATCTTGGACCCCagtaacaaataaatgtaaaatgtgcaAGTGTATAAACAGagtaaagtttatttctctctgatGTAACAGTTCTAGTGAGTGTCTTTGGTGCTGGTGGCCTCCTGGTTGTAGAGAACTAAGGACACAGGCTCATTCCACTGTGTGACTCCATCACCCCATTTAACCTCCTGGCCATTTGCATCCTCCTTGCCCAGGGGGAAAGTGAATTTGGAAGAAGCCCAGAATTGCAACACATGGATGGATTGGCTAGAACTCAGTCTCATGACCAAACCTCAGtacaagggagcctgggaaatgtagtctagttGCGTGTCCAGGAAGAAGAGATCAAAGTGGATTTGAGTGAGATGCTATTAGTCTCTGCCACAATTAGGATGCTTCAGAGTCAAGGTGGATGAAAGGAGGGAACCAATAGCAAAACAGTTAAGAGAACCTTACAATATTTCAGGCAGAAAGTGATGGTAGTCAAAGATAAAGCACTGAGACAATAAGTACAAAACTTATGTATGAATTattcaaaattaagaattaataAGATCACATGTGGAGGTGAGGGATAACATGAGTGATAGTActtggtagcatcccacatgtgAGGAACCCATGAAATAAACATGGGTATGCTCAAACTGTTGAGTTCAAACTTACTAGTGCAAAAAATGAACAATATTCCCAATAATTTCTGTAAGCgaggtaaaaataaacaagatatggttctcttcttcaaaaaagataaCAGTCTACTTAGGTGGGATAAGCAGAGTATGAGGCCAGACATGTTGCCAAGATGACTGAATGTGGAAATATGAGAAACCAGATCAAGCCTACAGATAGAGACCTGAGAGTCCACTAAGAAGCAGTTGAAGTCATGATACAGTTGGATGAGTCaccaaaggaaagaataaagaaagggaAGACAAGGTTGAAGAGTGGATTTGGGTGAGATGTTAGAGAAAAACATTATGATTACGTATATTTAATAGTTTTGAATAGAGACAAAACTTATCCAGAAGGTGGTGAATGTCTACTTTAAACACTGATCTCGTATTGCTACAAACTAACCCCAATGGTCTTTGTGATTTACAGTCTTCTAATACCAGCATAGATGCTTGTTATCTCCTGGCTCTGGGCTTATTCTGAGTTTGGTCAGTGGGACCATTTCTAATTATCCAAGGTTCTCCTTGTACTGACCATCCTTTGCACTAGAGTGTATTTTCAAAGACCCCAAAATACTGTCCTTTCCTTTTCACGTGTAATAAAATTAGTGTGTGATTCAGGCTTCTCCATTAAGTTCTGAGGTCCTTGAGAGCAGAGACTATGTCCTATATGAATAAACTATATTGTTcacatatttatgatttttctatGATGCCTAACAAAGTTTTTACCACGCAGAAAATGAACTTTATTCATTAAATGATTAAACTACAGGAGTTTGGGTGATGGTTCTGGGGTTGGGGAGGTGGGGCATCTGTGATTCAAGATTGTCACTTGTAAAACATGAGTGTCCAGGGTTAATTGTCAATTAGTCCCACTGAACAACAGTGATTTTCCCCCCAACGTATTAATTATCTCTAGATTTAGTAAATCCAGGTATAGACACAGCTGCCTCACTAGTCAAAGTGGTGGTTTAGGATGATCATTACACATAACATTTCACTAATAATTCTACTTTATTCTCCCCTTTTCTGCTGAAGGGTCCATGAGAGAAGACAACCAGTCCTCTGACATGGATTTCATCCTCCTAGGAGTTACTGGTCAACAGGAACAGGAAGATTTCTTCTTCATCCTTTTCCTGTTCATTTATCCCATCACACTGATTGGTAACCTGCTCATCATCTTGGCCATTCACTCTGACATTCGCCTTCACAACCCCATGTATTTTCTCCTTGCCAACCTCTCTTTGGTAGACATCTTCTTCTCCTCTGTAACACTCCCTAAGATGCTTACCAGCCATCTCTTGGACACCAAAGCCATCTCCTTTGAAGGATGCCTAACACAGATGTATTTTATGATTGGCATGGCTAACATAGATAGCTATATCTTGGCAGCAATGGCATATGATCGTGCTGTGGCCATCAGCCGCCCGCTTCATTACACAACAATTATGAGCCCACTGTTCTGTGTCCTACTAGTTGTTGGGTCCTGGGTGGTTGGAAATGCCAATGCACTCCCACACACTCTACTCACAGCTCAGCTGTCCTTCTGTGGAAACCAGAGAGTGGCCAACTTCTATTGTGACATGGCCTCTTTGTTCAAGCTATCCTGTTCCGACATCAGCTTCAATGTGAAGATGATGTACCTAGGGTTTGGGGTTTTCTCCTTGCCATTACTATGCATCATCATCTCCTATGTTCGAGTCTTTTCCACTGTCTTACGGGTTCCATCCACCAAAGGTGTGTTCAAAGCCTTCTCTACCTGTGGTTCCCACCTCACAGTTGTTTCTTTGTATTATGGGACAGTCATGGGTATGTATTTCCGCCCTCTGACTAGTTACAGCCTAAAGGATGCTGTGATAACTGTGATGTACATCGCAGTGACCCCAATGTTAAATCCTTTCGTCTATAGTCTGAGAAACCGGGACATGAAGGCTGCCCTGGGGAAGCTCTTCAGCAAGAGAATCTCCTCATAACCTCATACTTTGGAGATTTTGCTCACAAATTAGGATGCATTTGAAAATCCAACCCAATATCCTTCCCCTCCAAGAAACCACCTTTGATCTCCCAGGGCAAAGCCACTCAGGTCTGCAGGCTTCCATTCACTCTTATCAGGTCCAAAAGCTTAACCGGTGTCAGCAATATATGGCTCACCATTTCAGGCATCTGGTATAATTGAGCTAAGAGGCAATATCATCTTTTGCTCTGAGCCTCTTTCAAAGTGTTAATGTAAGAGTGGATTTCTCTtggttttttattcattttcttacctTTAGCCAATATTCCTCCTGTTATACTCTAACTTTTCCACCTTTGGAAGGGACATTAGGTTAATCCACTGTGCTGGTCCAGATTGCAGGCAGCAGTACTGGTCTAGCAAGTCCCCACACCTCAGTCCACTTCTATTCAAATAAGGTAAGGTTACATAGGTACAGAATTACTGAGGTATCCTGACCACTATGCAACCAACTATGCCAGATGGAGTCAAAGTACAATCCACCCTATCAGGCCTTAGGAATTCTGACTTAAGATTCAAAAACGTAGTTATAGTTTCTTGCATAGGAATTATCCTTGCATCCAGGCCTTGTACTTGGGGCACTGGTCCTGTGACCATGGCCTCAAGtaggtggaaaaaaaaatcaaggtaatgtgagaaagaaagaaaagtatagtCATTATACCAGTGTACTCCTTCCTTGGCAAGAATTGCATAGTCATACCAGCAACATTCCCCACATCCTATTCCCCAGATCCACTGGAAAAGCAGAAAACCATCCAGTGGGGATACTCCTTTGGCCTCATTCATGTTCATATTGGGTGTGAGCACACACTCATGAGGGCCTGTAAGCCAACCCTACATGGCTTTATCTCCcgccattttgttttatttttaaagattggcacctgagctaacaactgttgccaatcttctttttttgttttgtttctactttttctcccgaAATCCCCCAAgaagatagttgtatattttagttgtgggtccttctagttgaggtatgtgggatgctgcctcaacatggcctagtgAGCAGTgacatgttcacacccaggatccgaactggtgaaaccctgggccgagaAGCGGAgaacgcaaatttaaccactcggccacggggccagcccctatctccCACCATTTTAGATAACCAATATTTTAGTTGCCCATTCCAATTCTCTCTCAAACTACTACTCTGAGGAAGCTATCCCTCTGCCCATTGTGGGACGTTATAGGTTGAAAAGTGTGTTCCTTGGTCTGAAGAAACAATTGTCAGCCATCCAAAATGGTACCATAGCTTCTCTTCCAGTTCTTTTATAGCACTCAGCATTTGCATCTACCATCAGGTAAGCAATGCCTAGTCTAGAGTCAGTGTCTATTCCTGTTAAGACCCATTTGTAGCTCCCCAGCACTACCAGCATCAGTCTCACTTGTCAGTCAGGATTAGGGCCTTCCCCACAGAGAATCTGCCACATAGCCAtcttccatctctgtctcttATGCTGGCAGAGAGAATAGTTCATACTGGGATTTTGTGCTTCACTGGGTGCAAGAGGAGTACTTCCAGATTCAGCCCATTTCTGCATTGCTGCAGTACCCCATGTCCACTCATTTCATGGATCCAGGTGGCCCTCTAAAGTGAGGACATGGACATGGGGATATCTGCTTATAATTCCAACCACTTTTGAAACCTGGAAAGGAGTTCTTCTGACGGGCATCAATGTGTCCTACTTTAAAGCACCCCTCAAATTCCCGTAGTGATTTCCATAGGGCCATGCCCCATATGGGCATCCCTTTAGTAAGCTAGGTTTCTGTCATCCTACTACCTGATCATATGGTTAGGCCATTGGTCACTGCCCATGAGTCAGTAAAATCCAAATATAGGGGCTTTTATGACTGTTCAATCAGtgtcaggatctgaacccagagcTACCCCAAATATTTAACCTCTAGCCACGGTGGCTATAGAACTCTTAAAATGGACTAGACTAACTCAAATGTATTGTAAGTGCAAATTACAATCTGggttttaaatattataaaatatttcaatattgttttaaaatacttattgCATGTTGAAATAATAGTAATTTGGAATATTGGGTTAAATAGGTATACTATTAAAAtgattttcacttgtttctttttccttttctccccatctttattgttttatcgtttgtcttttcaaaaaactgaCTCTTACTTTCATTGgccttttcttttgttgttgttgtgttttttttgcttctatttttgtctatttctgctctgctctttgttatttccttccttttgctaactttgagcttaatttgttttccttttttagtttcATGAGGTGTCAAGTTATGTTACTActtgatatctttatttttttcttaatgtaggtgtttattgctataaacttctcacATTGAAtggctttggcagcatcccatagATTCTGATATGTTgtgcttccatttttgtttgtttcaaatacttttttgatttccctttggATTCCTTATTTGATTCTTCAGTTGTTCAGAAGTGTGTTATTTAccttccacatatttgtgaattttccagcttttcttttgttattcatttctagtttcatatcattgtgttCAGAAAAcacactttgtatgatttcaatcattttaaatttactaaGACTTGTCTTGTGACCAATCATacgatctgtcctggagaattttccatgtgcaattgagaataacgtgtattctgctgctgctgGATGGAAAGGTCTGTATATTTCTATTATGTCTACTTGGTCTAAAGTATGGTTCAAGTCCAAAGTATCTTTGGAGATtgtctgtctggatgatctgtccattgttgAAAGAGGTGCATTAGAATTCCttaatattattgtattgttgtctatttctccattaAAACCCCAcaattccaatctctgccttcttcATCACGTGGAatttccctgtgtgtctgtgtctccatACAACTGTGTTCTTACAGGGAcactggtcatattggattagaagcCTACTCTACTGcagtatgacctcatcctaacttaactaattacatctacaatgaccctatttcctcatgaggtcACTTTTTGAagtattgggggttaggatgtcagtatatcttttttggaggacacaattcagcccattaCAGCaggcacacaaagaaataaagcatcATGATTAAAAACTAGTAgagggatcctttttctccacaacctctccaacatttgttactttttgttttggttatttttgccattctaatgggtgtaaggtgatatcttagtgtagttttgatttccctgatgatcagtgatgacaaatatcttttcatgtgcctattggccatccatatatcttcttgggagaaatgtctgttcatgtctcctgcccattttttgatcaggttgtttgattttttgttgttcagtgtGTGAATTGATGATTGAgtgaagaagatatggtatatatatatatacaatggaatactactcagccataaaaaaaataaaatcatcccattcacaacaacatggatggaccttgagggaattatgttaagtgaaataagccagatagagaacgacaatctctgtatgactccacttatatgaggaatttaaacatgtggacgaagagaacagattagtggctaccaggggaaaggggggatggtgagtgggcacaaagggtgaaggagtgcacctacaacacgactgacaaacactaatgtacaactgaaatttcacaagattgtaaactatcataaactcaataaaaattaactttaaaaaaaaactagtagaaaagagagacaataaaACAGACCCATAAAGACTTTAGAACTTTAGAACAAAAACTATGAAAAGACACTTGGAATAAGATTCTAAAAAAGTCTATTGAATTTCcataaataaaatgtacaataaCTTTAAAAAGTCAACTAGTTTTGGCAGCAGAAtgggcagagcagaggagaaaattaCATGATAAGAATGTAGACTAGAAGAACTTATCCAGAATGTagcacagagattttttaaaagatggaaaatgaagATTGTTGGAAATATTGATAAAGGTAGATTAAGATCATATTTAATTGGAGCTCTAGAAGTTGTTCAGAGATCATGGGGAAACAATAACAAAGAGTATTGCCCATGAGTTTATTAAACAGGATATATTTGAAAGCCTAGCAAAATTGAACTTTCAATTGTTGGaagacatcaaaaacaaagatgaaagaaaattggCAAATTGGGAAACTGTGTGgaattatttgcaaaatatatggCCAAAGGATCACATCCACAAGACATAAAGAGtttttataactcaataaaaaattaataatcaaGTGGAAAAAGAAGCAAAGGACTTCAAAAAACAATTTCAGGAGGCCATGACATTAGCAAGATGTCAAGGATAAGAGGTCTCAAAGCTCATCTCccccaaaaaacaataaaaacgaTAAGTAAATAACTACAAACTGATGGAAGTAGCTCCAGGAAAGCTCAGGACTACAacaaagaagcagcagaaatccTGTGGAGCTTGAAAACCGAGAATGGCCACATGGAAAATGTAGGGAACATTTTACCTTCATCGCCCCATGCCTCATCCAGAGCAGCTCAGTGCCAAAAGGGATCTCCTTGAGGATTTTACCCATGGGAAAAGGAGAGCGGGAGAACCCCAGCAAGCCTCATCACCCCTGTGAACATTTGCAGACTTTGCTACCAAGGGCCCCCACAGTCTTCACCAATGCTGCACTCATCTGATGCAGCAGCCAGGATTCCCTACCAATGCATCTCCTCCCCCTGGCTGGAGCTGTTGCTGCAGTGAGACCTGCCTCCCGGGGCCCCAGTCACTACTGTGCCTGCTGTCTGAGAAAGCCACAGCACCTTCTCATCTACAGGAagggagctgctgctgctctaAACCCTGCCCCCTGAGCCAAAGTCACAGCTTTGACCCACAATCACCAAGCCAAGCTGCACTGCTCTGTGACTGCATCCTGAGTCCTAAGTAGAAGCTTTGACCAGCCATCACCAGGGAGCACTGCCACTGCCCTATGTGCATTAACCCCTGGGTCCTGAGTCAGGGCTTTGACATTCCATCACAGAGGccatgctgctgctgttgttCTGTGCCCCGGCTCCTCGATCCTCAGTCTTTCCATGGACCCACCATCACTAGGCTGCACTGCTACAGCTCTCTGTCCCACCACCTTGGTCCTGAGTTAGGCTTTGAGCCACCATCACCAGGGCCACACTGATGCTGTTCCGATCCATGCCCCCTGGGGCACGAGTTGGGACTTTGACCTGCCATCTCCAGGgcttgcttttgctgcatcctgccAGCTGGGCCCAAATTGCTGCTGCATTTCCCCTTCTCCTCAGAGGCTGAGTCACTTCAGTGAGCCCAGAAAACCAGACCCCAGATCCACAGGAGATCTGCACATGCTTGCACCTCAGACAACAGCGCCATCACCACAGCAGGTGCACCTGATCCCAGAACCCCAGCTCTGCTGTCACTCTGACTGCAGCACACCAGACCTGGTGCCAAGAGGGATCCCCTTGGCTAGAGCTTTCCCCCAAGGGAAAAataggagagaaggagaatgccAGCAGCCTTCACATCAAGGACCCTAATAACTCTAGCTGTCACTGCCACCTGCAGGGCCTCCACAGTTTTGGCCACCAAAACCCCCTGAAATCTATGCCAATGTCAATCTCAGCCAAGGGAGATACTTCAAACTAAAAGGTGCCTGctgagcaaaggaaacaatcaataaactaaaaagcaacctatggaataggagaaaatatttgcaaagcatatatctaataaggggttaaattccaaaatatataaagaacttgtacaacaCAATACAAAACAGCAAATAATCcactttaaaaaatgggcaaaggatctgaacagacatttttctaaagaagacattcaaatgaccaacaggtacatgaaaaggtgctcaacgtcactaatcatcagggaaatgcaaatgaaaac
It includes:
- the OR1A1H gene encoding olfactory receptor family 1 subfamily A member 1H, whose amino-acid sequence is MREDNQSSDMDFILLGVTGQQEQEDFFFILFLFIYPITLIGNLLIILAIHSDIRLHNPMYFLLANLSLVDIFFSSVTLPKMLTSHLLDTKAISFEGCLTQMYFMIGMANIDSYILAAMAYDRAVAISRPLHYTTIMSPLFCVLLVVGSWVVGNANALPHTLLTAQLSFCGNQRVANFYCDMASLFKLSCSDISFNVKMMYLGFGVFSLPLLCIIISYVRVFSTVLRVPSTKGVFKAFSTCGSHLTVVSLYYGTVMGMYFRPLTSYSLKDAVITVMYIAVTPMLNPFVYSLRNRDMKAALGKLFSKRISS